One genomic window of Micrococcus flavus includes the following:
- the trxA gene encoding thioredoxin: MATTDLTLEQFGTTVAENDTVLVDFWAGWCGPCKQFAPVFEAASDKHEDVVFAKVDTEDQQQLAAMAGITSIPTLMAFRGGVLVFSQAGALPGQALDQLLEQVKGLDIAEVRRMAEEQAAGQEQAGEAPAQADAADGR; the protein is encoded by the coding sequence ATGGCCACCACCGATCTCACGCTCGAGCAGTTCGGCACCACCGTCGCCGAGAACGACACCGTCCTCGTGGACTTCTGGGCCGGCTGGTGCGGCCCCTGCAAGCAGTTCGCCCCCGTGTTCGAGGCCGCCTCGGACAAGCACGAGGATGTCGTCTTCGCGAAGGTGGACACCGAGGACCAGCAGCAGCTGGCCGCGATGGCCGGCATCACCTCGATCCCCACGCTGATGGCGTTCCGTGGTGGCGTCCTGGTGTTCTCCCAGGCCGGTGCGCTGCCGGGCCAGGCGCTCGATCAGCTCCTGGAGCAGGTCAAGGGCCTGGACATCGCCGAGGTCCGCCGCATGGCCGAGGAGCAGGCCGCCGGCCAGGAGCAGGCCGGCGAGGCGCCCGCGCAGGCCGACGCCGCCGACGGCCGCTGA
- a CDS encoding aldo/keto reductase, with product MAQDPTVPTRPTALPALGLGTYKLTGAEGQAAIEHALALGYRHLDTAQAYGNEAEVGAAVRASGLPRHEVHVTTKLTADAFGGVDRVRAAVGTSLERLGLDAVDLVLLHWPHPWRTPEEGTYRDAAAALAALAGESGPLRGWGVSNFLPEHLDALAADGLTAAVNQIQVDPLIQQRAVQEATRRHGAAVVAYTPLGRGGDVFAHPAVRSVAQEAGVSPAQAVLAWHRAGGRVAIPRSGSPAHLAENLAAQGVALTAAQLAALDAADTGAPARQDPLTFGL from the coding sequence ATGGCCCAGGACCCGACCGTCCCGACCCGTCCGACCGCCCTGCCTGCCCTCGGCCTCGGCACGTACAAGCTGACCGGCGCCGAGGGGCAGGCAGCGATCGAGCACGCCCTCGCCCTCGGCTACCGTCACCTGGACACCGCCCAGGCGTACGGCAACGAGGCCGAGGTGGGGGCGGCCGTGCGGGCCTCCGGCCTGCCGCGGCACGAGGTCCACGTGACCACCAAGCTCACCGCGGATGCCTTCGGCGGCGTGGACCGGGTGCGCGCCGCCGTCGGGACCTCGCTCGAACGCCTGGGCCTGGACGCCGTGGACCTCGTGCTCCTGCACTGGCCCCACCCGTGGCGCACCCCCGAGGAGGGCACCTACCGGGATGCGGCGGCGGCGCTGGCGGCGCTCGCGGGGGAGAGCGGCCCGCTCCGGGGCTGGGGCGTCTCCAACTTCCTGCCCGAGCACCTGGACGCCCTGGCCGCTGACGGCCTCACCGCCGCGGTCAACCAGATCCAGGTGGACCCGCTCATCCAGCAGCGGGCCGTGCAGGAGGCCACCCGTCGGCACGGCGCCGCGGTGGTCGCCTACACGCCGCTCGGCCGCGGCGGGGACGTGTTCGCCCATCCGGCCGTGCGCTCCGTGGCCCAGGAGGCGGGCGTGAGCCCCGCGCAGGCCGTGCTCGCGTGGCACCGGGCCGGCGGGCGCGTGGCCATCCCGCGCTCGGGCTCACCGGCGCACCTGGCCGAGAACCTCGCCGCGCAGGGCGTGGCGCTCACCGCCGCGCAGCTCGCCGCCCTCGATGCCGCGGACACCGGCGCCCCCGCCCGGCAGGACCCCCTCACCTTCGGACTCTGA
- the idi gene encoding isopentenyl-diphosphate Delta-isomerase: MDRPTPAAPAELVVLLGPEGEPIGTAPKATVHRTTAEGGTPLHLAFSCHVYTPDGRFLLTRRALGKKAFAGVWTNGFCGHPGAGEDPADAVVRRSPQELGVGVRDVTPLLPDFRYRAADAGGVEENEVCPVFRAVADADPDPVADEVAEWCWVAPDALTAALAAVPRAFSPWLVQQWEQGAFGAA, from the coding sequence GTGGACCGACCCACCCCCGCCGCACCCGCCGAGCTCGTGGTCCTGCTGGGACCGGAGGGAGAGCCCATCGGCACCGCGCCGAAGGCCACGGTGCACCGGACCACCGCCGAGGGCGGCACGCCCCTGCACCTCGCGTTCTCCTGTCATGTGTACACCCCGGACGGCCGGTTCCTGCTCACCCGGCGGGCCCTGGGCAAGAAGGCGTTCGCCGGCGTGTGGACCAACGGGTTCTGCGGCCACCCCGGCGCGGGCGAGGACCCGGCGGACGCCGTCGTGCGCCGCTCCCCGCAGGAGCTGGGGGTCGGGGTGCGGGACGTGACCCCGCTCCTGCCGGACTTCCGCTACCGCGCCGCGGACGCCGGCGGCGTCGAGGAGAACGAGGTGTGCCCGGTGTTCCGTGCCGTGGCGGACGCGGACCCGGACCCGGTGGCGGACGAGGTGGCCGAGTGGTGCTGGGTGGCGCCCGACGCGCTGACCGCCGCGCTGGCGGCCGTGCCCCGCGCGTTCAGCCCGTGGCTCGTGCAGCAGTGGGAGCAGGGGGCGTTCGGCGCAGCCTGA
- a CDS encoding oxygenase MpaB family protein: MSSVPARGPARAAEVAREAAILAGAGAAILLQVADRRVGAGVAAHSRFTEDPLRRLRHTLGYVYAVALPEAAPARDAVVGMVQAQHARVRGVDGGGRPYSADDPDAQLWVAATLFWAGEQVRRRIWGVLDPEDAERLLREYAVLATALGVPTGAWPADRAAFTAYWDRAVAALEVTDDARAIAADLFSGQGLPAPLRAALPLARFVTAGMLPPRVRGGLGWSWTGRDSRREARLWALVRAVYPRLPRRVRGAVAAWTVRGLPTSS, translated from the coding sequence ATGTCATCCGTCCCCGCCCGCGGTCCTGCCCGCGCCGCCGAGGTGGCCCGCGAGGCCGCGATCCTGGCCGGTGCGGGCGCCGCCATCCTGCTCCAGGTGGCGGACCGCCGCGTCGGCGCCGGCGTGGCCGCCCACTCCCGCTTCACCGAGGATCCGCTGCGGCGGCTGCGGCACACCCTCGGCTACGTCTATGCGGTGGCCCTTCCCGAGGCCGCGCCCGCCCGCGACGCCGTCGTGGGGATGGTGCAGGCGCAGCACGCGCGCGTGCGCGGTGTGGACGGCGGCGGGCGGCCCTACAGCGCCGACGACCCCGACGCGCAGCTCTGGGTGGCCGCCACCCTGTTCTGGGCCGGGGAGCAGGTGCGCCGCCGCATCTGGGGCGTGCTGGACCCGGAGGACGCCGAGCGCCTCCTGCGGGAGTACGCCGTGCTCGCCACGGCCCTGGGCGTCCCCACGGGGGCCTGGCCTGCGGACCGGGCCGCCTTCACCGCGTACTGGGACCGCGCCGTGGCCGCGCTCGAGGTCACGGACGACGCGCGGGCGATCGCCGCCGACCTGTTCTCCGGCCAGGGCCTGCCCGCGCCGCTGCGGGCGGCGCTGCCCCTCGCGCGGTTCGTCACCGCCGGGATGCTGCCCCCGCGGGTGCGCGGCGGGCTCGGCTGGTCCTGGACCGGGCGGGACTCCCGCCGCGAGGCCCGGCTCTGGGCGCTCGTGCGCGCCGTCTACCCCCGGCTGCCCCGCCGGGTGCGGGGCGCGGTGGCGGCGTGGACGGTGCGGGGGCTGCCGACGTCGTCCTGA
- the rlmN gene encoding 23S rRNA (adenine(2503)-C(2))-methyltransferase RlmN, protein MSDYTPRRPGSRPVPARQKDRAGKPALGRPRRGMIDESEARQLAEDRERMRRAGVAHPLSAPSRREPKEEARPQVMPKAEGWVQKADAEGRPLLQFKQPRVSQPPTHLADLTLGERQERAKEIGLPAFRAKQLSVHYFEHHTTDPEQMTDLPKDRRAEIAGAFFPPLLTEVRRLTTDRGDTVKFLWRLFDGALVESVLMRYPGRVTLCVSSQAGCGMNCPFCATGQNGLTRNMSTAEIVEQVVRANQAIAAGELGGTRKDGGHDADRVTNVVFMGMGEPLANYKRVMAAVHRMVDPAPEGLGMSARNITLSTVGLVPAIRKLAQEGVPLTFALSLHAPDDELRDELIPVNSRWKADEAIDAAYDYFAATGRRVSIEYALIKDMNDHAWRADLLAKKLNARGKGWVHVNPIPLNPTPGSIWTSSEPDVTREFVDRLNAAGIPATLRDTRGKEIDGACGQLAADDD, encoded by the coding sequence ATGTCTGACTACACCCCCCGCCGTCCCGGCTCCCGCCCCGTCCCCGCCCGCCAGAAGGACCGCGCGGGCAAGCCCGCCCTCGGGCGCCCGCGCCGCGGCATGATCGACGAGTCCGAGGCCCGCCAGCTCGCGGAGGACCGTGAGCGGATGCGCCGCGCCGGCGTCGCCCACCCGCTCTCCGCGCCCTCCCGCCGCGAGCCCAAGGAGGAGGCCCGGCCCCAGGTCATGCCCAAGGCGGAGGGCTGGGTCCAGAAGGCCGACGCCGAGGGCCGGCCCCTGCTGCAGTTCAAGCAGCCCCGCGTCTCCCAGCCGCCCACGCACCTGGCGGACCTCACCCTCGGCGAGCGGCAGGAGAGGGCGAAGGAGATCGGCCTGCCGGCGTTCCGCGCCAAGCAGCTCTCCGTCCACTACTTCGAGCACCACACCACGGACCCGGAGCAGATGACGGACCTGCCCAAGGACAGGCGCGCGGAGATCGCCGGGGCGTTCTTCCCGCCGCTGCTCACCGAGGTGCGCCGCCTCACCACGGACCGCGGGGACACCGTCAAGTTCCTGTGGCGCCTGTTCGACGGCGCCCTCGTGGAGTCCGTGCTCATGCGCTACCCGGGACGGGTGACCCTGTGCGTGTCCAGCCAGGCCGGCTGCGGCATGAACTGCCCGTTCTGCGCCACCGGCCAGAACGGCCTGACCCGCAACATGTCCACGGCGGAGATCGTGGAGCAGGTGGTCCGCGCCAACCAGGCGATCGCCGCCGGCGAGCTCGGCGGCACCCGGAAGGACGGCGGGCACGACGCCGACCGGGTCACCAACGTGGTGTTCATGGGCATGGGCGAGCCGCTGGCCAACTACAAGCGCGTCATGGCCGCCGTGCACCGCATGGTGGACCCGGCCCCGGAGGGCCTGGGCATGAGCGCCCGCAACATCACGCTCTCCACGGTGGGCCTGGTGCCGGCCATCCGCAAGCTCGCCCAGGAGGGCGTGCCCCTGACCTTCGCGCTGTCCCTGCACGCCCCGGACGACGAGCTCCGTGACGAGCTGATTCCCGTGAACTCCCGGTGGAAGGCGGACGAGGCCATCGACGCGGCCTACGACTACTTCGCGGCCACCGGCCGCCGCGTGTCCATCGAGTACGCGCTCATCAAGGACATGAACGACCACGCCTGGCGCGCGGACTTGCTCGCCAAGAAGCTCAACGCCCGCGGCAAGGGCTGGGTGCACGTCAACCCCATCCCGCTGAACCCGACGCCCGGCTCCATCTGGACCTCCTCCGAGCCGGACGTCACCCGCGAGTTCGTGGACCGGCTCAACGCGGCCGGCATCCCCGCGACCCTCCGGGACACCCGCGGCAAGGAGATCGACGGGGCGTGCGGCCAGCTCGCCGCCGACGACGACTGA
- a CDS encoding phytoene/squalene synthase family protein, giving the protein MIRTPRPAAVGHGRDAARDTDLGLYTAAALDAASRVIGRYSTSFSWACRTLPSAQRRDIAAIYAMVRVADEIVDGTAGEAGVPADRVAAALDAYEAACEEAMATGFATDLVLHAFADVARRHGITPALTRPFFASMRADLTVAEHGARSLEEYIHGSAEVVGLMCLQVFLSLPGTRARTEAERERLRACASRLGAAFQKVNFLRDLAADHDALGRTYFEGATPEALTEERKTALLADLDADLDAALPGILALDPRVGRAVLLAHGLFAELARRIEATPAAELARRRVRVPDPVKAAIAARVLTASPVGVGRRGRPLPSETLRSTPA; this is encoded by the coding sequence ATGATCCGCACGCCCCGCCCGGCCGCCGTCGGGCACGGACGCGACGCGGCCCGGGACACGGACCTGGGGCTGTACACCGCCGCCGCCCTGGACGCGGCGTCCCGCGTGATCGGGCGCTACTCCACGTCCTTCTCCTGGGCCTGCCGGACGCTGCCGTCGGCCCAGCGCCGGGACATCGCGGCGATCTACGCGATGGTCCGGGTGGCGGACGAGATCGTGGACGGCACCGCGGGCGAGGCCGGCGTCCCCGCGGACCGCGTGGCCGCCGCGCTGGACGCGTACGAGGCCGCCTGCGAGGAGGCCATGGCCACCGGGTTCGCCACGGACCTCGTGCTGCACGCGTTCGCGGACGTGGCCCGCCGGCACGGGATCACCCCCGCGCTCACCCGGCCCTTCTTCGCCTCCATGCGCGCGGACCTCACGGTGGCCGAGCACGGCGCCCGCTCCCTCGAGGAGTACATCCACGGCTCGGCCGAGGTGGTGGGGCTGATGTGCCTGCAGGTGTTCCTCTCCCTGCCGGGCACCCGGGCCCGGACGGAGGCGGAGCGGGAGCGCCTGCGCGCGTGCGCGTCCCGGCTCGGGGCGGCCTTCCAGAAGGTCAACTTCCTGCGCGACCTCGCCGCGGACCACGACGCCCTGGGCCGCACCTACTTCGAGGGCGCCACCCCGGAGGCGCTCACCGAGGAGCGCAAGACCGCCCTGCTGGCGGACCTGGACGCAGACCTCGACGCCGCCCTGCCGGGCATCCTCGCGCTCGACCCGCGCGTGGGACGCGCCGTCCTGCTGGCCCACGGCCTGTTCGCCGAGCTGGCCCGCCGGATCGAGGCCACCCCTGCCGCCGAGCTCGCCCGCCGTCGTGTGCGCGTGCCCGACCCCGTCAAGGCCGCGATCGCCGCCCGCGTGCTGACCGCCTCCCCCGTGGGGGTGGGCCGTCGCGGCCGACCCCTGCCGTCCGAGACCCTTAGGAGCACCCCCGCATGA
- a CDS encoding pyridoxamine 5'-phosphate oxidase family protein has translation MADKDPRIELLEKVEKAGIAMLTTAHPDGTLESRPMAVQEVETEPGVLWFITRASGDAAQDSEGRPVNVAVQDDGFWASVAGHGAIVRDDERKREYWNSSTEAFFGEGAQPEDPEIVLVRVQADSAEYWDSGAASTVVEIVKAKLSGGEARPGDHDTVEF, from the coding sequence ATGGCTGACAAGGATCCCCGCATCGAACTGCTCGAGAAGGTCGAGAAGGCCGGCATCGCCATGCTGACCACCGCGCATCCGGACGGCACCCTGGAGTCCCGCCCGATGGCGGTGCAGGAGGTGGAGACCGAGCCGGGCGTGCTGTGGTTCATCACCCGCGCCTCCGGCGACGCCGCCCAGGACTCCGAGGGCCGCCCCGTGAACGTGGCCGTGCAGGACGACGGCTTCTGGGCCTCCGTGGCCGGCCACGGCGCGATCGTCCGCGACGACGAGCGCAAGCGCGAGTACTGGAACTCCTCCACCGAGGCGTTCTTCGGGGAGGGTGCGCAGCCCGAGGACCCGGAGATCGTGCTCGTGCGCGTGCAGGCCGACTCCGCCGAGTACTGGGACTCCGGCGCCGCCTCCACCGTGGTGGAGATCGTCAAGGCCAAGCTCAGCGGCGGCGAGGCCCGCCCGGGCGACCACGACACCGTGGAGTTCTGA
- a CDS encoding MarR family winged helix-turn-helix transcriptional regulator, translating to MAEMPSTVTGVTDHARALRRIVRLHGEVRSQMRRLMGLKDTDYAALALLMRRPMGPTELARALHLSTASATAVVDRLVATGHAVREPHPQDRRRTVVRAVESSREWAMAEVQHMVGLVGEVLADASEEESAAVLRFLERTAAHMEAWRDDLAVRADRREDAA from the coding sequence ATGGCGGAGATGCCGTCGACGGTCACCGGGGTGACCGACCACGCGCGCGCGCTGCGCCGGATCGTCCGTCTCCACGGCGAGGTACGGTCGCAGATGCGCCGCCTCATGGGCCTGAAGGACACGGACTACGCCGCGCTCGCGCTGCTGATGCGCCGGCCCATGGGGCCCACCGAGCTGGCCCGCGCCCTGCATCTGAGCACCGCCTCGGCCACCGCGGTGGTGGACCGCCTGGTGGCCACCGGACACGCCGTGCGCGAGCCGCACCCGCAGGACCGCCGCCGCACCGTGGTGCGCGCCGTCGAGTCCTCGCGCGAGTGGGCCATGGCGGAGGTCCAGCACATGGTGGGCCTCGTGGGGGAGGTCCTCGCGGACGCCTCCGAGGAGGAGTCCGCCGCGGTCCTGAGGTTCCTCGAACGCACCGCCGCCCACATGGAGGCCTGGCGGGACGACCTCGCCGTCCGCGCCGACCGGCGGGAGGACGCCGCATGA
- the aroQ gene encoding type II 3-dehydroquinate dehydratase: MSTPLPLLVLNGPNLNLLGTREPETYGTQTLDDVRALTQERAAEHGLTVDVRQSNHEGELIDWIQEARTAHSGILINPAAYSHTSVAIRDALAAVDVPIVEVHISNIHRREEFRHHSYVSAVADAVIAGAGVDGYALGVEWLARRVQRRSAQG; encoded by the coding sequence ATGAGCACCCCCCTGCCCCTCCTCGTCCTCAACGGCCCCAACCTCAACCTCCTGGGCACGCGCGAGCCGGAGACGTACGGCACGCAGACCCTCGACGACGTCCGCGCGCTCACGCAGGAGCGCGCCGCCGAGCACGGCCTCACCGTGGACGTCCGCCAGTCCAACCACGAGGGCGAGCTGATCGACTGGATCCAGGAGGCCCGCACGGCGCACTCCGGGATCCTGATCAACCCGGCGGCCTACAGCCACACCTCCGTGGCCATCCGGGACGCGCTCGCCGCGGTGGACGTGCCGATCGTGGAGGTCCACATCAGCAACATCCACCGCCGGGAGGAGTTCCGGCACCACTCGTACGTGTCCGCCGTGGCGGACGCGGTGATCGCCGGCGCGGGCGTGGATGGCTACGCCCTGGGCGTGGAGTGGCTGGCCCGACGCGTGCAGCGCCGCTCCGCCCAGGGCTGA
- a CDS encoding polyprenyl synthetase family protein, which produces MSPRHDAVAAVRAELADVFARRPLGEDAPASFHLMWDRLREQTDGGKLVRPRLVDLGYRTAAADPGSPRPRSVARLGAAFELLHAALIVHDDVIDRDMVRRGRPTVAELYRREAAQAGAPAGEDAHLGRSAGVIAGDVLLTEAFRLAVTCAEDPARGAAAASAVFRAATAAAAGELEDVLFTLHRHAGEHPPTERILTMERLKTAGYTFEEPLRAGALLAGAAPAHADALAEAGALLGIAYQVIDDVLGTTGDPERTGKADDADLREGKATLITAHGRRDPRVRAALERVTRAERDGADLAELAEAVHEAREALVAAGSVAHATDVAADLVDRARALLDGLPLGPTERAEFVATCHHILHREA; this is translated from the coding sequence ATGAGCCCCCGCCACGACGCCGTCGCCGCCGTGCGCGCCGAGCTCGCCGACGTCTTCGCCCGCCGCCCGCTGGGCGAGGACGCCCCCGCCTCCTTCCACCTGATGTGGGACCGGCTGCGCGAGCAGACCGACGGCGGCAAGCTGGTCCGCCCGCGCCTCGTGGACCTCGGCTATCGCACCGCCGCCGCCGACCCCGGCTCTCCCCGCCCGCGGTCCGTGGCCCGCCTCGGCGCCGCCTTCGAGCTGCTGCACGCCGCGCTGATCGTCCACGACGACGTGATCGACCGGGACATGGTCCGCCGCGGCCGACCCACCGTCGCGGAGCTCTACCGCCGGGAGGCGGCGCAGGCGGGGGCGCCGGCGGGGGAGGACGCCCACCTGGGCCGCTCCGCCGGGGTGATCGCCGGGGACGTCCTGCTGACCGAGGCGTTCCGTCTGGCCGTCACGTGCGCCGAGGACCCGGCCCGCGGCGCGGCGGCGGCGTCCGCGGTGTTCCGGGCCGCGACGGCCGCCGCCGCCGGTGAGCTGGAGGACGTGCTCTTCACGCTGCACCGCCACGCCGGGGAGCACCCGCCCACCGAGCGCATCCTCACCATGGAGCGGCTCAAGACCGCCGGCTACACGTTCGAGGAGCCGCTGCGCGCGGGGGCCCTGCTGGCCGGCGCCGCGCCCGCGCACGCGGACGCCCTCGCGGAGGCCGGCGCGCTGCTGGGCATCGCCTACCAGGTGATCGACGACGTCCTCGGCACCACGGGCGACCCCGAGCGCACGGGCAAGGCCGACGACGCCGACCTGCGCGAGGGCAAGGCCACGCTCATCACCGCCCACGGCCGGCGTGATCCCCGCGTGCGGGCGGCCCTCGAGCGCGTGACGCGCGCCGAGCGCGACGGCGCGGACCTGGCGGAGCTGGCCGAGGCGGTGCACGAGGCCCGCGAGGCGCTCGTGGCGGCCGGCTCGGTGGCCCATGCCACCGACGTCGCCGCGGACCTCGTGGACCGCGCCCGCGCCCTGCTGGACGGGCTCCCGCTGGGGCCCACCGAGCGCGCCGAGTTCGTGGCCACGTGCCACCACATCCTGCATCGGGAGGCCTGA
- a CDS encoding arsenate-mycothiol transferase ArsC codes for MAPLPSDPSITGDVPLDPTGAIPVVPSAPEGMTAHVLEREAERLHARYPELGDLASVHALLLDSYARLARTSRHPELLASTAANDAAARLRAKAIAAGTLESRHPRVLFVCHGNAGRSQMAAALLENRSGGAVKARSAGTTPAGSVLPLALDAMREIGLPLHHAFPKPVDPDILRAAQTVVLFDGAEPFDLPEHVEVQHWSVPSIRGMGIEQVRGVRDALDLQVRGLIAELQEQEPGHTA; via the coding sequence ATGGCGCCCCTCCCCTCCGACCCCTCCATCACCGGGGACGTCCCCCTGGACCCGACCGGGGCCATACCGGTGGTGCCGTCGGCGCCCGAGGGGATGACGGCGCACGTCCTGGAGCGCGAGGCGGAGCGCCTGCACGCCCGCTACCCGGAGCTCGGCGACCTCGCCTCCGTCCACGCCCTGCTGCTGGACTCGTACGCACGGCTCGCGCGCACCAGCCGCCACCCGGAGCTGCTGGCCTCCACCGCCGCGAACGACGCCGCCGCACGCCTGCGCGCGAAGGCGATCGCCGCGGGCACCCTCGAGTCGCGCCACCCGCGCGTGCTGTTCGTGTGCCACGGCAACGCGGGCCGGTCCCAGATGGCGGCCGCCCTGCTGGAGAACCGCTCCGGCGGCGCGGTGAAGGCCCGCTCGGCCGGCACCACCCCGGCGGGCTCCGTGCTGCCCCTGGCCCTGGACGCCATGAGGGAGATCGGCCTGCCCCTCCACCACGCCTTCCCCAAGCCCGTGGATCCGGACATCCTGCGTGCCGCCCAGACCGTGGTGCTCTTCGACGGCGCGGAGCCGTTCGACCTCCCCGAGCACGTGGAGGTGCAGCACTGGTCCGTGCCCTCGATCCGCGGCATGGGGATCGAGCAGGTGCGCGGCGTGCGGGACGCCCTGGACCTGCAGGTGCGCGGCCTGATCGCCGAGCTGCAGGAGCAGGAGCCCGGTCACACCGCCTGA
- a CDS encoding three-helix bundle dimerization domain-containing protein produces MTIPLTDHHMPTTPSPLMQRHVLARVTDTLVRRFDGAVALAEVRATVEQAFADLKADARITTYLPALTEHEATRRLEALTASPTRITGSSTQLSAA; encoded by the coding sequence GTGACCATCCCCCTGACCGACCACCACATGCCCACCACCCCCAGCCCCCTCATGCAGCGTCACGTGCTGGCCCGCGTCACGGACACGCTCGTCCGTCGCTTCGACGGCGCCGTGGCACTGGCCGAGGTCCGCGCCACCGTGGAGCAGGCGTTCGCCGACCTCAAGGCGGACGCCCGCATCACCACGTACCTGCCGGCCCTGACCGAGCACGAGGCCACCCGCCGCCTCGAGGCCCTCACCGCCTCCCCGACCCGCATCACGGGCTCCAGCACGCAGCTCTCCGCCGCCTGA
- a CDS encoding isochorismate synthase produces the protein MSASSPSVAALAARASGLPEGAVPAVARVLVWAREGRVRVGVGGWTVLVTGPRRVERLSAIWRAAVAARPDPSAPAHAWVSSVFDDASPAPAVLRVPARILEAGSAGGEPVEVPARMTEEALRAAVFRDACVRLLPDDDVPLTPEDPAAAWDDAGYAAGVREVLDRMASSGGALGKVVVSRTDTVPADEAALWGAVEALRAQYPQTWVFAVGGLVGATPEMLATRRRGEVTSRVLAGSAPRGADAAEDARNREHLATDPRLAEEHRWAARSVVEVLEPVVELEDVDPAPEVLTLPNVHHLSTSVRGRLRSAEGTVLDVVGPLHPTAAVGGIPRDAALAVIRDVEPVDRGRYAGPVGWLDETGDGEIALALRCGQQVPGGVRLQAGGGIVPGAVPEEEVAEVAAKLLPMRRALGLA, from the coding sequence ATGTCCGCCTCCTCCCCGAGCGTCGCCGCGCTCGCCGCCCGCGCCTCGGGTCTGCCCGAGGGTGCCGTCCCCGCCGTCGCCCGCGTCCTGGTGTGGGCCCGTGAGGGCCGCGTGCGGGTGGGCGTCGGCGGGTGGACGGTGCTGGTGACCGGCCCGCGCCGCGTGGAGCGGCTCTCCGCGATCTGGCGCGCCGCCGTGGCCGCCCGCCCGGACCCGTCGGCGCCCGCCCACGCCTGGGTGTCCTCCGTGTTCGACGACGCCTCGCCCGCCCCCGCCGTGCTGCGCGTGCCCGCCCGGATCCTCGAGGCCGGGTCTGCGGGCGGCGAGCCCGTCGAGGTGCCCGCACGGATGACGGAGGAGGCCCTGCGCGCCGCGGTCTTCCGGGACGCGTGCGTCCGCCTCCTCCCCGACGACGACGTCCCCCTGACGCCCGAGGACCCCGCCGCCGCCTGGGACGACGCCGGCTACGCCGCCGGGGTGCGCGAGGTCCTGGACCGCATGGCGTCCTCGGGCGGGGCGCTCGGCAAGGTGGTGGTCAGCCGCACGGACACCGTCCCCGCGGACGAGGCGGCCCTGTGGGGCGCGGTCGAGGCGCTGCGCGCGCAGTACCCGCAGACGTGGGTGTTCGCCGTCGGCGGGCTCGTGGGCGCCACCCCGGAGATGCTGGCCACGCGTCGGCGCGGAGAGGTCACGTCCCGCGTCCTCGCCGGCTCCGCCCCCCGCGGCGCGGACGCCGCCGAGGACGCCCGCAACCGGGAGCACCTGGCCACCGACCCGCGCCTGGCCGAGGAGCACCGCTGGGCGGCGCGCTCCGTGGTGGAGGTGCTGGAGCCCGTCGTCGAGCTGGAGGACGTCGACCCGGCACCCGAGGTCCTCACCCTGCCCAACGTCCACCACCTCTCCACGTCCGTGCGTGGACGCCTGCGCTCCGCCGAGGGCACCGTCCTGGACGTGGTGGGGCCCCTGCACCCCACCGCGGCGGTCGGCGGGATCCCGCGGGACGCGGCCCTCGCGGTGATCCGGGACGTGGAGCCCGTGGACCGCGGCCGGTACGCCGGGCCGGTGGGCTGGCTGGACGAGACCGGCGACGGCGAGATCGCCCTGGCCCTGCGCTGCGGTCAGCAGGTGCCCGGCGGGGTCCGCCTGCAGGCCGGCGGGGGCATCGTGCCCGGCGCGGTGCCGGAGGAGGAGGTCGCCGAGGTGGCGGCGAAGCTCCTGCCCATGCGTCGCGCCCTCGGGCTCGCCTGA